From the Candidatus Nanopelagicus hibericus genome, the window TAATCTGTTAAGGAGACTCCCTTTTCTTTTAACTCTCCAACTAATTGAGCAATTATCACTGCAGCGCTAATTCCATCCTTGTCATTTACAACTTTTGGATCAACACAGTAACCCAGAGCTTCTTCATATCCGAACAAAAGTTCATCGATCTTTGAGATCCATTTGAAGCCTGTCAGAGTTTCTGCAAAAACTAATTTATGTTTGCTAGCAATTTTTCCGAGCAATGATGAAGAAACCAAAGAGTTTGCAATTGCTGAGTTTGGTAATTTATTTCTCTGGATTAAGTAATTGCCTAAAATAACCCCCACCTCATCACCTCTGAGCATTCGCCAACCAGTTTCGCCATCATTTATCGCGATTGCACACCGATCAGCATCAGGATCATTTGCAATGACTAGATCTGCATCCAGTTTTCTTGCATACTCTAGAGAAAGATCTATAGCGCCTGGCTCCTCTGGATTTGGGAATGGGGTAGTAGGAAAATCTGCATCTGGTTCTGCTTGCTCTTTAACAATTGTCGGAGTAGCAAACTTTGCCTCATTAAATACCTTTAAGAAGATCTCTGCACCAACACCATGCAAAGGTGTATAGATAATTTTTAAGTTATTTGGTTTGCTAATCAGCTTTGCAACTGATTGCACATAATCATTAATTAAAGTTTCATTTACAATTTCATAGTTCTTGGATCTTTTTGGTGAAAGATCTGCATCTGTTATGTAATTTGAAATTTCTCGGTCAACCGGTGAGATTATTTGTGAACCATTGTATTTAACCCCTTTTAATTGGCCGCCGAGGTAAACCTTGTAGCCATTATCAGTTGCTGGATTGTGACTAGCAGTGACCATAATGCCCACACCTACTTGCAGTTTATTAACTGCAAATGCAAGTACAGGAGTGGGAAATGCTCTTGGTAGAACATAGGTTTTAAAACCTGCACCGGCAAATATCTCAGCACTGTCTTGGGCAAAATCATTAGATCCATGACGGGCATCTCGCCCAATTACAATCGAAGATAGATTGTTGGCTTTCATAAAACTAACAATTCCGGCTGCAGTTCTACTTACTACTGCTCGATTCATACAAGAGGGGCCGATCCCAATCCTTCCGCGCAAGCCAGCAGTTCCAAATTGTAGGAATCCGTTAAATGAGCGGGCTATTTCAACTTCATTATTTTCTGCTAGCCATTTACTTAGTTGATTTGCTGTTTTTTTATCTGGGTCATGATCGATCCACTCTTGAACTTCAATGCGCAACTTATCTGAGATCACAACTTAGGCAGGACCTTTGCCAAAAGATTTCCCATGCGATCTGCAGCAGCTTTTCCAGCAGCAATTACCTCAGCATGATTGAGTTTCTCACCAGTCACACCAGCTGCAGCATTTGTCACTAATGAGATGGCAAGTATTTGCGCACCCAGTGCATGAGCTGCAATTGCTTCTGGAACAGTTGACATACCAACTAGATCTGCGCCCATTGTGCGCATCATGCGAATCTCTGCAGGTGTTTCATAGGATGGGCCACGCCAATGTACATAAACGCCTTCAGCTAGTGAAGGATCCTCAGCCTTAACTATTTCCCGTAATTTCTTGCTATAAAGATCTGTCAGATCAACAAAGTCTGCACCAATCAAAGGTGATGCTGCGGTTAGTGAAATATGATCCTTTATTAAAACTGGCTGGCCCACTTTGTAATCTAAGTTAATCCCACCACAGGCATTTGTTAGGACAATGGTTCGACATCCTGCCTTTACTGCAGTTCTTACTGCATGCGCTACTGGCTCCATTCCTAAACCTTCGTAGAAGTGAGTTCTACCTAAGAAAACTAGAGCATTAATTTTATTTTCTAATTTATAGGAACGAACTTTGCCACCATGTCCTGCAACAGTAGGAGCTGGAAAGCCGGGTAACTCCGTTACCGCGAATTCATGTGTTGGTTTTCCAAGTGCATCGGCAGCTGAAATCCACCCTGAACCCATAACAAGTGCAACATCATGTTTGTCTTTCCCTGTTATTTTGGCGATCGCTTTGGCGGCTTTTTGCGCTGTGCCGATAGGATCTTTATAAAGCTTGCCCATGAGGCAAACTTATCCTAAATAATTACTTATGTTTTAACTCAGGCCAGCTATAACCCAGGGAGATAATCATTTTCCTTAGTAGCGGCAGTGATAAACCAATAATTCCACTTGGATCACCCTCAATTTTTGTGATGAATGCTGAACTTAGTCCATCGAGCGTGAAGCCACCTGCAACTTGTAATGGTTCACCAGAATTAACATAATCTACAATTTCCTCATCACTCATCTGCGCAAACGTCACTTTGGATGTTGATTTCTCACTTAGCTCAACTCCTTGTTTTAAATCGATTAGGCAATGGCCAGTATGAAGATATCCAGATTGACCACTTAACTGTTTGCATCTTTGAATTGCATTCTCTTTAGTTTCTGGTTTACCAAGTGATTTACCCTCAAACTCAAAGGTAGAGTCGCAACCGATAATTAATGAGTTTGCCGGCGCTATATCTTTCACCGTATGTGCTTTAAGGATTGCTAGCGCAATAACTAATTCAGCAGGGGTCAGTGAAGCAAATTCAGCAGCCTCTTCATTAACTCCACTAACAATTACCTTGGGTGTAATTCCAACACTTTCTAGCAGCCTGAGTCTTGATGGTGAGGCGGAGGCAAGAATTAGTTCAATCATTATGCGGGTAACCTTATTACATGAAGTTACCCCTTGTTGGAGTAGTAGCTGACGAATCGAGCCAATTCAACTATCTGAATGAGGGGAGAAAACTTGGAATTAATCTTAAATTTGAAAGCCAGGCTTTAGCAGTTGAGGATTTAATCAGATTTGCAGAAGATTGTGACTTTTTACTTATAGATCCGAAGTTAATTTCTACTGCCTCAGTAAAAACCGCTGAACGGGCAGGAGTGCGGATCTATCCCTCCGCAAAAACTCTTGAGCAACTAGACCAGATAAATACTGTTCAAATTTCTGGTGAGCACTTATCAATTCTAGTTACTAGATCTGCCCATGCTCAGGTTGCTAGTTGGCCAATAACTCTTATCACCAGTAATTTAACAATCACCCCATTGCCAGGAATAAGTGATGAGTTATCGCAAGAAATTCAACTTTCGGTATTAAAGCTTGCTGGTGAGGTGGGGTTGATTGGCGGTTTTGAATTATTAGTTGATGCGACGGATTACAAGCAATTAATAAGTATCAATTGGATTACCCCTTATGCAAAATTCTGGAGCCAGATCGGTTGCGTTACCAATTTTTATGAGCAAAATTTGCGGGCAGCTTTGGACTTACCCCTTGGTAGCACAGATTTATTGGATAAATATGTGATTACTGGAAATCTTAAGACTGATCCCGCAAGTGATGATTACCGGCCATACCTACATTTAATGGCTCGAAATCCAAAGCTAAAGTTTGATCAATCAATTAAGCAAGTGGCTATCACCAGTGATGATTTGGAAAGTGCGCTGACTGAAATCATTCATGCCCAGCAGTACTACAGTGGTGAGATAGAGGAGTAGTCAGACTCGCTTTTTATACTCAATCGCAGGGCAACGATTCATTACTGCAATTAATCCGGAAGCGCTTGCTCGAGAAACTGCTTGCTCGTCAATTACATCAAGTTGTAGCCAAACTCCCTTAGATTTGATGGCAATTGCTTCGTCAACTACTGCGCCTGCAAGCTCTGAGTTTACAAAAATATCTACCACATCTATTGATACTGGAATATCGGCAAGTTTTGCATAACCTTTTTGCCCATGAACACTCTCAGCTTTTGGGTGTACTGGAATGACTGTATGACCACGATCCATTAGAACTTTTGCAACACCATATGCTGCTCGTTCAGAGTTATTACTCAAACCAACTATCGCCCAAGTTTTTAAGGCTAGCAATTGATCAATCTGATCACTCATGATTTGTGCGACCTAGCGCTCTAAATTTCCATCCCGCAGCACGCCATGCTTCGCGATCCAATGCATTTCTACCATCGATGATTATTGGAGTTTTCACTAGTGATTTAATCTGTACTGGATTTAGCTCTCGATAGATCTTCCACTCAGTAAGGTGTAGAACTAGCTCTGCATCCTTTAAAGTCTCATTTATCTCCTGTGCATAATTTAATCCAGGAAAGCGCTTTTGTGCATTAGCAATTGCTTTTGGATCATGAACTGTCACGAGCGCACCGGCTGCTTGTATTTGAGCTGATATATCCAACGCTGGTGAGTCGCGCACATCATCACTATCTGGTTTAAAAGCTGCGCCTAGCACTGCAATCTTCTTTCCAGATAGATCATTTGATAAATCTTTACGAACTAATTCAATAATTCGCTGCCTTGCACGTAAATTAATGGCGTCAATCTCCTTGAGAAACTCAACCGCCTGTTTTGCCCCCAACTCCTCAGCACGTGCCATGAAGGCGCGAATATCTTTTGGCAGGCAACCGCCACCAAAACCAATTCCTGCCTGTAAAAAACGACTACCAATTCTTGGGTCATATCCAATAGCTTTTGCTAAAACTGTTATGTCGCCACCAGATGCCTCACAGACCTCTGCCATGGCATTAATAAATGAAATCTTTGTAGCCAAAAATGAGTTGGCGGCAACTTTTACTAACTCTGCAGTTGGTAAATCTGCCCTTACCCACGGGGTATTTTCTTTCAAGTTAGCCGCATAGACCTCTTTTAAAATTCGCTCTGCCTCATCACTCATCACACCAACTACTAATCGGTTTGGTTTCAAAGTATCTTCAACTGCAAATCCTTCCCGTAAAAATTCAGGATTCCATGCCAGATCAGCTTTGGGATTTAATGCAATTAATCTATCTCGAAGTTTGCTGGCGGTACCAACTGGAACGGTTGACTTACCAACCACGAGGCCGCCCGGCTTAACAATTTTGGCAATACCCTCTAGCGCTGAATTCACATAGCTTAAATCTGCTGCATTACCACCCTTTACTTGTGGGGTTCCAACACAGATAAAGTGGATATCTGCGGTAGCCAAATCGTTAATGTTTTTAGTAAAGGTCAGTCGACCAGATTTTATTTGCTCTGCCAGCAATTCTTCCAAATCTGGTTCATAAAATGGAACCTTTGCTTTACTTAGTAGATCAATCTTGCTGGCATCGGTGTCATATCCAATTACCTCAAACCCCAAGCTAGCCATACATGCGGCGTGCGTGGCTCCTAAGTAGCCGGTGCCAATTACCGAAAGTTTTAACGCCATATGTAGAGCCTACCTATAAATTACTTGTTTACCGACAGATATTATCTTCAGCGGTACGGGTTTTAAACTTATCGATAACCTCTACTTTTGCCGCCTTTGTAGATGATGGCGAGGCAGAAGGAAGAACTTCATCAACTACCGCCCTATCTTCACGCAAGCGATTCCATAGCTCTGGCGCTAGAACTGGATCCCAAAGTACCGACGCAGTCACACCATTTGCATAATAATTTAGATCTGAAAGCGGAACAGTGAGAGTTCGAATATTTGAGGTAGCAAGTGATTTCATTCCCTTTGCTAATGAAATTAACTCTGCACTTTGTAATCCCTCATCAGTTGTTACTGCATCAAGGGATGAATTTATAAAGCTAGTCATAGTAATTGGATTGAGCAAGACCCCAGCACTAGTAGCCTTTTTAAGTACCGAGGACATAAATGCTTGTTGGCGTTGCATCCTGCCAATATCTCCCATGCCATCAAACTCCCTTGTCCTTACATACTTAAGTGATTCAATTCCGTTTAACGTGTGAACCCCAGCCGCTAGTACTAGGTGGCTTTTTGGATCATCAATATCTTTTTTGGTGCAAACTTCAATTCCACCCAGTGCGTCTACCACTTGTGCGAAACCAGCAAAATTAACCTCAACATAATGATCAATTTTTAGTTGGGTCATCTCTTCAATGGTTTGGATTAAAAGTGGTGCACCACCCCAATTAAATGCTGAGTTTATTTTGGAATGTCTGGCAGGAATAACTCTTCCTGCCTTAGTGGTATAAGACGGTATTAATGCAAAACTATCTCGCGGTATTGAGATCAAGACCGCCTTATCTCTAGCTTTAGAAATGTGCACCAGCAGCATTGTGTCTGATCGTTTACCAGCAGCAGTTGCCACAGATCCAACTCTTAACTCTTTTAGTTCAGCCTTAGAAAGACCTTCTCGAGTATCTGATCCCACCAGTAAGTAATTTACTGCTGAGGAGATTTTTTCAGGGCGTTTTTCAATTCCAGCAAAGGCATCAATCTTGTTAATTGATGCCGTAACTGTGGTAAAAGCCAAAGAACTAATTGCTGAAATTGCCAAAGTCGCGAGCGAAATACCAGTAAATATCTTGATACTTCGAGAGGATTTCATCTTCTTATCCTAGATTATGGGCAGGGAATAGTTGAGCACAAATAATGATCGGAGGGTAGGTGAATCAGATTTCACAACCATCCGTATCGTTTATCTTGCCTATTCTTAATGAAGAACGTGATTTGGAAAATTGTGTCTCAGCAATTCTTCAGCAAGATTACCTTGGAAGTATTGAAATAATTTTGGCCCTTGGGCCATCAATAGATAAAACTACGCAAATTGCTAACACCATAGCTGCTGGTGACACCCGAATTAAGTTGGTTGATAATCCAACTGGACAGACCGCACGGGGATTAAATTTAGCTATTAAATCTAGCTCTTATGAAATTATCTGTCGGATTGATGGGCATTCAGAGATAGACAGAGCTTATATAAAAACTGCAGTTTTGATTATGCAAGAGACGGGTGCGGTAAATGTGGGTGGATTGATGTACGCCAATAGTGAGTTTGGCTTGCAAAGAACCATCGCACAAGCAATGCGATCTAAATTAGGTGTTGGACCATCCAAATTTCACACAGGCGGTAAAGCTGGTGCTTCCGACACTGTTTATCTTGGAGTATTTAAGAAATCTGCGATTATTGCAGCCGGTGGTTTTGATGAGCGTTATATCAGGGCACAAGATTGGGAATTAAACCATCGAATGCGAAAGCAGGGCGGTTTAATTTGGTTTGATCCACGATTAATTGTTACCTACCGACCACGTAACTCATTTAGTAAATTAGCTAAACAGTATTTCCAATACGGTCGCTGGCGCAGAGTTATTGCTCGTCAGCATCCACAGACGGTTAATTATCGATACCTTGCTCCACCGATTGCAGTTGTCATAACTCTAGTATCTATATTTACCGGATTATTTATAAACCGAATTCTAATATTGCCCAGCCTTGCTTACATTTTTCTATTACTTATCGGCGGATTTCTAATCGGAAAGAAATTAGTTGATAGATTGATCATGCCATTTGTACTGGCAACTATGCATTTTTCATGGGGAGTGGGTTTTCTTACCTCGCCTAAAAAACTATTTAAAGATTAATTTTTGTGCAGTACTGAATTTAAGCCACCCCAGCTACCAGTTTTTGGCAGCACTTCAAGTGATCCAGTTTGCGAATTGCGCCGAAACAACAAGTTATTGGCGCCACTTAACTCTTTAGCCTTAACTATTTTTCCATCTGGTAACGTTATTTTTGATCCAGCAGTGACATAATTTCCCGCCTCAACTACACAATCATTACCTAGCGAAATTCCAACCCCAGAGTTTGCCCCCAGTAAAGTTCTTTCGCCAATAGAAATAATCTCTTTGCCACCGCCACTTAAGGTGCCCATAATCGAGGCACCGCCACCAATATCACTGCCATCGCCAACTACTACTCCGGCACTAATCCTTCCCTCCACCATAGATTTACCTAAGGTGCCAGCGTTAAAATTTACAAAGCCTTCATGCATGACAGTTGTGCCAGCAGATAAGTAAGCACCTAGTCGGACCCGGTCACCATCTGCAATTCTCACGCCCGCTGGAATTACATAATCAACCATTCTTGGGAATTTATCTACACCGTAAATGGTGAGGTTTTGAAACTTGCTCTGTAATTGTGGCCTTACTTTCTCAAAGCCCTCAACTTCACAAGCCCCAGCTGATGTCCAAACCACATTTGAAAGTAAGGAGAAAATTCCGTCTAAATTAATACTATTTGGTTTAACTAACCGATGAGAGAGTAGATGCAATCTTAAGTAGACATCTGCAGCATCTTTTGGCTTATCGTTGAGATTACTCTTTACCTCAATTGCAACCCGTTTAACCTTACGGATTGGATCTTCACCAATTAAGGATTTGAAATTACTATCCATGTTATTTGTTGGTGGATTGCCAAGACCTAATTGATAGAAGGAACACTCAAGGGTTGAAGCTGAAAGGTTTTGGGTGGCAATACCAAAGCCATATGCGGTGCTTTGGCTAGCGTTCATTAGCCAACGGTATCAAAGTGCATGGAAGGCAATAGACTAATTTCATGCGCGTATCAGTATTCTGCTCATCTGCTCCCAATATTCCACAAACTTCACTGGAATTGGCATTTAATATTGGAAAAGCAATTGGCGATCAAGGTTGGGATCTAGTTTGGGGTGGTGGCAAAGCCTCAATGATGGGAGAGGTTGCAAAAGGTGCAAGATCTACCGGAGCAGCGACAATTGGTGTGATTCCAGAAGGGTTGAAGAAGGTTGAGTTTGAAGATACAGATGCTACAAATATGCATGTGGTTACAAATATGCGCACCAGAAAAGCAAAAATTGAGGATTTAGCAGAGGCATTTATTATTTTGCCTGGTGGTATCGGCACATTGGAGGAGTTTTTTGAAATTTGGGTCGGTAGATATTTAAAGTTTCACCACAAACCTATCGCAGTATGTGATCCCACTGGAGTTTATGCACCATTACAGGTTGCTATCGACCATCTTGCAGCCCAAAATTTTATGAAAGCAGGCCAAGCTGAACTGGTTAGTTGGTGCAGCGATATTCCAACAACAATTGAGGCGATCAGAATAAAATGAATAAACTTTCAAATCTCTCGCTGACAATTAAGATTAATAAGCCAATCAAAACTGTCTGGGGTGCATTGGTTGACTGGCAAGGTCAAAGTAATTGGATGCTTCAAACTAAGGTCTGGTCAGAGTTAGATCAAGATAGAACTGTTAAGAATGGCAAAGGAGTTTTGATATTTGCCTTTACTGGATTATTTCCAAAGCTATATCCAAATTTAAAATTAGGGATTTTAGACACTATGGAGATAACTAAGTGGAAACCACCAGTAATTTGCGAGGTGGTTCATATTGGCAGAGTAATTAGAGGCACTGGAAAATTTGAATTGAAACCAGTACGTGGTGGAACAGTGTTTTACTGGCAGGAGGAGATTTTGGCTCCAGCAATAGTTTTGTTGTTTATTAAGCCGATGTTGCTAATCGGAGTCTGGCTCTCACTGCGGCGATTTAGTCGACAAGTTTCGGCTTAGGTCGAAAGTATTGGCCCTGCCGAGTAATCTTTATACATGGCATCTGAGGGCAACAGTAAGACGATCGCTGAACTGATTGCCACATTGCCAGAAGAGGAACGGCTGATTTTGACATTGCACTTTGTAAATATGATCAGTACATCTGAGATTGCGGCAAAACTTGAAGTGCCCGAACGGGCGGTTATTTCAGTTATCACATCAGGCAGATCCCGCCTAATTGGCTTGATTTCTTAAGGTTATTTATAAGGATTTCCCACCCGCAGGTATATAGGGGATAATTGCCCCTCTACTAAGAATGATCTGGAATTAATAATTTTGGCAGGGGAGAGTTAAATGGCAGCGATGAAACCAAGAACTGGTGATGGTCCAATGGAGGTCACCAAAGAGGCTCGTTCCATGGTGATGCGAATTCCACTTGAGGGTGGCGGCAGATTAGTCGTTGAGTTAAATGTGGAAGAGGCAACCAATCTTGGAAATGTATTACAAGCTGCTGTTGCATTAGTAAAAAAGTAACCGACTGAACTAATTTAACTCAGGGTTATGGCTCAAAAACTCCCAGATCTATATCCAAAACTTTCTTACCTTCCAGAAGATGATTTGGAGTTCACTCGTTTTACAGCTGTGGCACTGCCAGTGCTTGCTGGTGAAAAAATACAAATCAGCAAGAGTAGGTTTTTAACGGCACTTACAAATTTCACCAAATTAGATTTAAACATAGAGTTAGGTAATTGGCCTGATTTTGCGGCAAAAGCTGGGGAAATTATTGAGGTCCCATTATCAGCAGGCTCACTAAAGCGCATATATTTAGTTGGAGTTGGTGAAGAAAATCAAAATGATGTCCGCAAAGCCGCCGCCGCTCTAGGTAGGCGGGTTAAATCAAGTAATGCTTTACTGCTTTCTGCGCTGGTAAGCGATAAGAAGCTAGTAACTACAGCGGCAGTGGCATTTACGTTATCTAATTATCAGTACTCACTAAAGAGTGATCAAAAAGATAAGAAGCCCGAGTTTGTAATTTATGGTGATTTTGAAGCCGAGATTGAGCGTGCTGATGTTTTGGCATCAGCTGTATGGCAGGCGCGAGATCTTATCCACACGCCATCAAATATTAAGAATCCAGAGTGGCTAGCAAAACAAGCAACTGCCATGGTTTCTAAGGCAAAAAGTTCCAGTCTTTCGCTAAGCATTAAATCTGGTCGGGCAATAAAGGATTTTGGTGGCTTAGTAGCAGTTGGAAACTCATCTCCCAATCCAGGTCCAAGATTAATTGAACTTACCTATGCACCAAAAGGTTCATCTGCTTGGCCTCATGTTGTATTGGTTGGCAAGGGAATTACCTTTGATACTGGTGGCGTTTCATTGAAGCGCCCCTACGACACCATGGTTGGTATGAAGAGTGATATGGCAGGGGCTGCAGCTGTTTTGTGCGCAACTGTTGCACTTGCAAGAATTAAACCAAAAGTTAAGGTGACTACATTATTAATGGTCGCAGAGAACGCTTTATCTGCGACGGCCCAGCGCCCATCTGATGTAATTAAACATTATGGCGGTACTACTGTTGAGGTGTTAAATACTGATGCTGAAGGCAGATTAGTTTTAGCAGATGGACTTGCTTATGCAGATTTAACACTTGATCCAGATTATTTAATAGATGTAGCAACTCTTACCGGTGCTGCAACATTAGGCCTTGGCCGCCAATATGCTGCGATGTACACCAGAAAAAACAGTTTAGCTAAGCGATTATTTGAAGTTGGCAACAACGTTGGTGAAAAAGTATGGCATATGCCATTAGTTGATGATTATGCACAAGCTTTGCAAAGTGAGGTGGCAGATTTAAATCATTTAGCAGACAAAATGGGCTTCTCAGCTGGTTCAATCACCGCTGCTTTATTTTTAGAAAAGTTTGTCGGTGAACGCAACTGGGTCCATCTTGATATTGCTGGCACAGGTAGATCAGAGGTTGATGCGGGTGAAAACATTAAAGGTGGAACAGGTTTTGGTGTTAGGTTGTTAATTGAGTGGCTGGCAACATTTTGAAAGATTCAACTTCACTACGCACAGATATGAACGCATATGCGGAGAGTTTTGCACATGAAGATTATTTCAAGCAACAAGCAAGGGCTAATGGTCAAGAGGTAGGAGCAACTGATCCAACTGCTGCGGTAGGAAATTTTCTAAAGTTTACAGCTCAACTATTAAAAGCTAAATCTGTTGTAGAAATTGGAACCGGATCAGGAGTTGGTGGGCTTTGGCTTTTAAGTGGGATGTCTGATGATGCGGTGTTGACCACAATTGATTCTGAACGAGAACACTCAAAAATTGCTCGCACAGTATTTGAAGATGCTGATATCTCATCTACAAAGTATCGAATCATTACTGGGAAATTAATCGAGGTAATCGGAAAATTAGCTGATAACTCCTATGATTTAATTATCATTCGACCAGCTTTAGATCTATTTGATATGGTGCAAGAGTCTCATCGATTGTTAAAAACTGGTGGATTACTAATTATTGACCAGGTGTTAAGCGGCGGTAAAGTGGTGGATCCAACTCAACGAGATCCTGAGAGTATTGCAAGGCGTGATGTGATTAAGGTCGTAAAAGAGGATGAACGATGGACAGCCACAGTGATTCCAATTGGCGCCGGCATATTAGTTGCCAATAAACTTCCTTAAATGAAGCCACCATCAGATACTCCATGGTGGCAGAGCAGTGCACAGACAAAGCCTGCACAATTAGTAAGGGTGAGAAGTAA encodes:
- a CDS encoding phospho-sugar mutase; the protein is MISDKLRIEVQEWIDHDPDKKTANQLSKWLAENNEVEIARSFNGFLQFGTAGLRGRIGIGPSCMNRAVVSRTAAGIVSFMKANNLSSIVIGRDARHGSNDFAQDSAEIFAGAGFKTYVLPRAFPTPVLAFAVNKLQVGVGIMVTASHNPATDNGYKVYLGGQLKGVKYNGSQIISPVDREISNYITDADLSPKRSKNYEIVNETLINDYVQSVAKLISKPNNLKIIYTPLHGVGAEIFLKVFNEAKFATPTIVKEQAEPDADFPTTPFPNPEEPGAIDLSLEYARKLDADLVIANDPDADRCAIAINDGETGWRMLRGDEVGVILGNYLIQRNKLPNSAIANSLVSSSLLGKIASKHKLVFAETLTGFKWISKIDELLFGYEEALGYCVDPKVVNDKDGISAAVIIAQLVGELKEKGVSLTDYLDKIGEEYGFHLTDQISIRFTDLKEIDNLLTKVKNNPPAELSGYPLEKSEDLSSSKTMPSIGIRLSYKDQIRVIIRPSGTEPKLKCYIEVVCRSKNEANLLISQIKAALTKVLI
- a CDS encoding purine-nucleoside phosphorylase encodes the protein MGKLYKDPIGTAQKAAKAIAKITGKDKHDVALVMGSGWISAADALGKPTHEFAVTELPGFPAPTVAGHGGKVRSYKLENKINALVFLGRTHFYEGLGMEPVAHAVRTAVKAGCRTIVLTNACGGINLDYKVGQPVLIKDHISLTAASPLIGADFVDLTDLYSKKLREIVKAEDPSLAEGVYVHWRGPSYETPAEIRMMRTMGADLVGMSTVPEAIAAHALGAQILAISLVTNAAAGVTGEKLNHAEVIAAGKAAADRMGNLLAKVLPKL
- a CDS encoding Maf family protein, which produces MIELILASASPSRLRLLESVGITPKVIVSGVNEEAAEFASLTPAELVIALAILKAHTVKDIAPANSLIIGCDSTFEFEGKSLGKPETKENAIQRCKQLSGQSGYLHTGHCLIDLKQGVELSEKSTSKVTFAQMSDEEIVDYVNSGEPLQVAGGFTLDGLSSAFITKIEGDPSGIIGLSLPLLRKMIISLGYSWPELKHK
- a CDS encoding CoA-binding protein, with amino-acid sequence MSDQIDQLLALKTWAIVGLSNNSERAAYGVAKVLMDRGHTVIPVHPKAESVHGQKGYAKLADIPVSIDVVDIFVNSELAGAVVDEAIAIKSKGVWLQLDVIDEQAVSRASASGLIAVMNRCPAIEYKKRV
- a CDS encoding UDP-glucose dehydrogenase family protein yields the protein MALKLSVIGTGYLGATHAACMASLGFEVIGYDTDASKIDLLSKAKVPFYEPDLEELLAEQIKSGRLTFTKNINDLATADIHFICVGTPQVKGGNAADLSYVNSALEGIAKIVKPGGLVVGKSTVPVGTASKLRDRLIALNPKADLAWNPEFLREGFAVEDTLKPNRLVVGVMSDEAERILKEVYAANLKENTPWVRADLPTAELVKVAANSFLATKISFINAMAEVCEASGGDITVLAKAIGYDPRIGSRFLQAGIGFGGGCLPKDIRAFMARAEELGAKQAVEFLKEIDAINLRARQRIIELVRKDLSNDLSGKKIAVLGAAFKPDSDDVRDSPALDISAQIQAAGALVTVHDPKAIANAQKRFPGLNYAQEINETLKDAELVLHLTEWKIYRELNPVQIKSLVKTPIIIDGRNALDREAWRAAGWKFRALGRTNHE
- a CDS encoding LCP family protein codes for the protein MKSSRSIKIFTGISLATLAISAISSLAFTTVTASINKIDAFAGIEKRPEKISSAVNYLLVGSDTREGLSKAELKELRVGSVATAAGKRSDTMLLVHISKARDKAVLISIPRDSFALIPSYTTKAGRVIPARHSKINSAFNWGGAPLLIQTIEEMTQLKIDHYVEVNFAGFAQVVDALGGIEVCTKKDIDDPKSHLVLAAGVHTLNGIESLKYVRTREFDGMGDIGRMQRQQAFMSSVLKKATSAGVLLNPITMTSFINSSLDAVTTDEGLQSAELISLAKGMKSLATSNIRTLTVPLSDLNYYANGVTASVLWDPVLAPELWNRLREDRAVVDEVLPSASPSSTKAAKVEVIDKFKTRTAEDNICR
- a CDS encoding glycosyltransferase family 2 protein; the encoded protein is MNQISQPSVSFILPILNEERDLENCVSAILQQDYLGSIEIILALGPSIDKTTQIANTIAAGDTRIKLVDNPTGQTARGLNLAIKSSSYEIICRIDGHSEIDRAYIKTAVLIMQETGAVNVGGLMYANSEFGLQRTIAQAMRSKLGVGPSKFHTGGKAGASDTVYLGVFKKSAIIAAGGFDERYIRAQDWELNHRMRKQGGLIWFDPRLIVTYRPRNSFSKLAKQYFQYGRWRRVIARQHPQTVNYRYLAPPIAVVITLVSIFTGLFINRILILPSLAYIFLLLIGGFLIGKKLVDRLIMPFVLATMHFSWGVGFLTSPKKLFKD
- the dapD gene encoding 2,3,4,5-tetrahydropyridine-2,6-dicarboxylate N-succinyltransferase produces the protein MNASQSTAYGFGIATQNLSASTLECSFYQLGLGNPPTNNMDSNFKSLIGEDPIRKVKRVAIEVKSNLNDKPKDAADVYLRLHLLSHRLVKPNSINLDGIFSLLSNVVWTSAGACEVEGFEKVRPQLQSKFQNLTIYGVDKFPRMVDYVIPAGVRIADGDRVRLGAYLSAGTTVMHEGFVNFNAGTLGKSMVEGRISAGVVVGDGSDIGGGASIMGTLSGGGKEIISIGERTLLGANSGVGISLGNDCVVEAGNYVTAGSKITLPDGKIVKAKELSGANNLLFRRNSQTGSLEVLPKTGSWGGLNSVLHKN
- a CDS encoding TIGR00730 family Rossman fold protein, translated to MRVSVFCSSAPNIPQTSLELAFNIGKAIGDQGWDLVWGGGKASMMGEVAKGARSTGAATIGVIPEGLKKVEFEDTDATNMHVVTNMRTRKAKIEDLAEAFIILPGGIGTLEEFFEIWVGRYLKFHHKPIAVCDPTGVYAPLQVAIDHLAAQNFMKAGQAELVSWCSDIPTTIEAIRIK
- a CDS encoding SRPBCC family protein, which produces MNKLSNLSLTIKINKPIKTVWGALVDWQGQSNWMLQTKVWSELDQDRTVKNGKGVLIFAFTGLFPKLYPNLKLGILDTMEITKWKPPVICEVVHIGRVIRGTGKFELKPVRGGTVFYWQEEILAPAIVLLFIKPMLLIGVWLSLRRFSRQVSA
- a CDS encoding RNA polymerase sigma factor: MASEGNSKTIAELIATLPEEERLILTLHFVNMISTSEIAAKLEVPERAVISVITSGRSRLIGLIS
- a CDS encoding DUF3117 domain-containing protein; the encoded protein is MAAMKPRTGDGPMEVTKEARSMVMRIPLEGGGRLVVELNVEEATNLGNVLQAAVALVKK